A section of the bacterium HR11 genome encodes:
- a CDS encoding putative zinc protease: MQLHWLEPLRVERLANGLQVLLLPDRRHPVVAVVVYYGVGARDERPGETGFAHLFEHMMFQASTHVGKNEFFRYIESHGGTFNGNTTHDRTVYYEVLPASQLPLALWLESDRMRGLAVTQEHLDNQRDTVKEERRFRYDNQPYMKAWIRFGELAYRNFANAHPVIGYYEDLDRARLEAVYDFFRRHYRPNRAVLVVAGDFEPETALAWIRYYFEDIEPGPEVPPPDLTEPEPPVGVRDRWTDPNARLPALWVGCRIPPWGHPDFYALWLLYYVLFEGRASRLYRIWVQEKARCLEFYGVWDGRRGPGTMSSLIIVPPDADPGTWPDRFRSEVLEPPISDEELERARALWVRHQWTRWQEVLERALDVGEAALLDGDPRAVGRDMAAVSAVRRSDVERVRETYLAPDREVVLWVEPGGG, from the coding sequence ATGCAGCTCCATTGGCTGGAACCCTTACGTGTCGAACGGCTGGCCAACGGACTTCAGGTCCTCCTGCTCCCGGACCGGAGGCATCCCGTCGTGGCCGTCGTCGTCTACTACGGCGTCGGGGCCCGGGACGAGCGGCCCGGTGAGACGGGCTTCGCCCACCTGTTCGAGCACATGATGTTTCAGGCCTCCACGCACGTCGGCAAGAACGAATTCTTCCGCTACATCGAGAGCCACGGCGGGACCTTCAACGGCAACACGACCCACGACCGGACCGTCTACTATGAGGTCCTCCCGGCGTCCCAGCTTCCCCTGGCCCTGTGGCTCGAGTCGGACCGCATGCGGGGCCTGGCCGTGACCCAAGAACACCTGGACAACCAGCGGGACACGGTCAAGGAAGAACGCCGCTTCCGGTATGATAACCAACCTTACATGAAGGCCTGGATCCGCTTCGGCGAGTTAGCCTATCGGAACTTCGCGAACGCCCATCCCGTCATCGGCTACTATGAGGACCTGGACCGGGCCCGCCTGGAGGCCGTCTACGACTTCTTTCGACGGCACTACCGTCCGAATCGGGCCGTCCTGGTCGTGGCCGGCGATTTCGAACCCGAGACGGCCCTGGCCTGGATCCGCTATTATTTTGAAGACATCGAACCCGGCCCGGAGGTCCCGCCCCCGGACCTGACGGAGCCGGAGCCGCCCGTCGGGGTGCGGGACCGGTGGACCGACCCGAATGCCCGCCTGCCGGCGCTTTGGGTCGGGTGCCGCATTCCGCCGTGGGGCCATCCGGACTTCTATGCCCTGTGGCTCCTGTACTATGTCCTGTTCGAGGGCCGGGCCAGCCGCCTGTACCGGATCTGGGTCCAGGAGAAGGCCCGGTGTCTGGAATTTTACGGCGTGTGGGACGGTCGCCGGGGGCCGGGGACGATGAGCAGTCTGATCATCGTCCCGCCGGACGCGGACCCCGGGACTTGGCCCGACCGTTTCCGGTCGGAAGTCTTGGAACCTCCAATCTCGGACGAAGAACTCGAGCGGGCCCGAGCCCTGTGGGTCCGGCACCAGTGGACCCGCTGGCAGGAAGTCCTGGAACGGGCCCTCGACGTCGGGGAGGCGGCCCTCCTGGACGGGGACCCGCGGGCCGTCGGACGGGACATGGCGGCGGTGTCTGCCGTCCGACGGTCCGACGTCGAGCGGGTCCGGGAGACTTACCTGGCCCCGGACCGAGAGGTCGTCCTGTGGGTCGAACCAGGAGGCGGATGA
- a CDS encoding putative zinc protease produces MGALKTWEFPPKDRAPVQPVLPAGSFPVHARGRLSSGLTWMAVPRSDVELVELAWVVEGGWRSDVPRRGMPELLGRCMPEGTVERSVHQIAFDLERWGAYLHVDVDEDALTFHLTSLAATWAEALGVFLDVLLQPTFPAPAVRREALRWRQQIEAARAEPEFLARERMRASLFGDHPYGQVVPPAEALEAVHRWDLLTGYADRMDLTRSALIIVGAVDPEAVLRVVEAATAGWPLRARWDEPPAPRPAADGQGHWVVRPQSVQTEIWVGVPVGSVGTPDWLPGLLLSTVLGGGASGRLFVRLREEKGYTYGAYSRHQRFLRGGWWVVSTQVRKDVTREALREVVRILEDLPERPPDRAEIEAALRYVIGRFVIQHQTLQAVARRLRDLFVYRLPDDFWRTYADMLRAVTPAAVAEAGSAWRAPWHVVCVGEGPDVGALRTEWDFLEPHVRTWHMWDVHGRRIGETGVGR; encoded by the coding sequence ATGGGCGCTTTGAAGACCTGGGAGTTTCCGCCAAAAGATCGGGCGCCGGTCCAGCCCGTGCTTCCGGCCGGTTCGTTTCCGGTCCACGCCCGGGGCCGTCTCTCGTCGGGCCTGACCTGGATGGCCGTGCCCCGGTCGGACGTGGAACTCGTCGAGCTGGCCTGGGTCGTCGAGGGGGGCTGGCGTTCGGACGTACCCCGCCGGGGGATGCCCGAACTCCTGGGGCGCTGTATGCCCGAGGGGACGGTCGAACGGTCGGTCCACCAGATCGCCTTCGACCTCGAGCGGTGGGGCGCCTATCTTCACGTGGACGTAGATGAAGACGCCCTGACGTTTCACCTGACGAGCCTGGCCGCTACGTGGGCGGAAGCGCTGGGGGTGTTCCTGGACGTCCTCCTCCAGCCGACCTTTCCGGCCCCGGCCGTTCGTCGGGAGGCCCTCCGGTGGCGTCAGCAGATCGAGGCCGCCCGGGCCGAGCCGGAGTTTCTGGCCCGGGAACGCATGCGGGCCAGCCTCTTTGGCGACCATCCGTACGGTCAAGTCGTGCCGCCGGCGGAAGCCCTGGAAGCCGTCCATCGGTGGGACCTGCTGACGGGGTATGCCGACCGGATGGACCTGACGCGGTCGGCCCTCATCATCGTCGGGGCCGTCGACCCGGAGGCCGTCCTGCGAGTCGTCGAGGCGGCCACGGCCGGCTGGCCGCTTCGGGCCCGGTGGGACGAGCCGCCGGCGCCGAGACCGGCCGCCGACGGGCAGGGGCACTGGGTCGTCCGGCCGCAATCCGTGCAGACCGAGATATGGGTCGGCGTTCCGGTCGGATCCGTCGGGACGCCCGACTGGCTCCCCGGTCTGCTCCTGAGCACGGTCCTGGGCGGCGGAGCGTCGGGCCGGCTCTTCGTACGCCTGCGGGAGGAGAAGGGCTATACCTACGGGGCGTACAGCCGTCACCAGCGGTTTCTACGGGGCGGCTGGTGGGTCGTCTCGACGCAGGTCCGAAAAGACGTCACCCGGGAAGCCCTGCGGGAAGTCGTCCGTATCCTGGAGGACTTGCCGGAGCGGCCGCCCGATCGGGCGGAAATCGAGGCCGCCCTGCGGTATGTCATCGGGCGCTTCGTCATCCAGCATCAGACGCTTCAGGCCGTCGCCCGGCGTCTGCGGGACCTCTTTGTGTACCGCCTGCCGGACGATTTCTGGCGGACGTATGCGGACATGCTGAGGGCCGTGACGCCGGCGGCCGTGGCCGAGGCCGGCTCGGCCTGGCGGGCGCCGTGGCACGTCGTCTGCGTGGGCGAGGGGCCCGACGTCGGTGCCCTCCGGACCGAGTGGGACTTCCTGGAGCCGCATGTGCGCACGTGGCACATGTGGGACGTGCACGGTCGGCGAATCGGAGAAACCGGTGTGGGGCGTTAG
- the aroA1 gene encoding 3-phosphoshikimate 1-carboxyvinyltransferase 1: MTKTRVTPVRRIRGEYIPPGDKSISHRLAILGSLAHGVTRIHHYCPGEDFRSTLQCLKTLCVPVRVSRDTVEIHGQGLYTYRDTGDVLDAGNSGTTIRLLAGVMAGQPFTSCLTGDDSLRNRPMRRIIYPLSLMGAQVEARKGNYPPLIIRGGPLRPIRYVLPVASAQVKSAILLAGLFARGVTEVVEPVPSRNHTEYLLQAYGARIAVEDGVIRIEGGHPLRAFGDYVVPGDISSAAYFIVAAVLLPGSDLVVRNVNLNETRTGILDVIQRMGGRVEVLERRRVRGEWVGDVRVRSSSLRGTRIGRDMIGRVIDELPLVALLGSQAEGVTVVRNAKELRVKETDRIAAIVQNCRALGIAIEEKPDGFIIEGPQKIRGGTVRSFGDHRMVMTFSIAGLISEEGVEIENSEVVGISYPSFFEDLHRLVEPA, translated from the coding sequence ATGACGAAAACGAGGGTCACGCCCGTCCGACGGATTCGGGGTGAGTACATTCCGCCCGGCGACAAGTCCATCTCGCATCGCTTGGCGATCCTGGGCAGTCTGGCCCACGGCGTCACGCGGATTCACCATTACTGTCCCGGCGAGGACTTCCGGTCGACCCTGCAGTGTCTGAAGACGCTGTGCGTGCCGGTCCGGGTCTCCCGGGACACGGTCGAGATTCATGGTCAGGGCCTCTACACGTACCGGGACACGGGGGACGTCCTGGACGCCGGCAACTCGGGGACGACGATCCGGCTCTTGGCCGGTGTGATGGCCGGTCAACCCTTTACGTCCTGCCTGACGGGAGACGACTCCCTGCGCAACCGGCCGATGCGTCGGATCATCTATCCCCTCAGCCTGATGGGCGCCCAGGTGGAAGCTCGCAAGGGGAATTATCCGCCCCTCATCATCCGGGGCGGGCCGCTTCGCCCGATCCGGTACGTGTTGCCCGTCGCCAGCGCCCAGGTCAAGTCGGCCATCCTGCTGGCGGGTCTCTTCGCTCGGGGCGTCACGGAAGTCGTCGAGCCTGTGCCGTCTCGGAACCATACGGAATACCTCCTCCAGGCCTATGGGGCTCGCATCGCCGTCGAGGACGGCGTCATTCGTATCGAAGGCGGCCATCCGCTTCGGGCCTTTGGGGACTACGTCGTGCCCGGCGACATCTCTTCGGCGGCCTACTTCATCGTGGCGGCGGTCCTCCTGCCGGGCTCGGACCTGGTCGTTCGGAACGTCAACCTCAACGAGACTCGGACGGGCATCCTGGACGTGATTCAACGGATGGGCGGTCGGGTCGAGGTCCTCGAGCGACGTCGGGTCCGGGGCGAGTGGGTCGGCGACGTTCGGGTCCGCAGTAGCTCTTTACGGGGCACCCGCATCGGCCGGGACATGATCGGACGGGTCATCGACGAGCTTCCCCTGGTGGCCCTCTTGGGAAGCCAGGCCGAGGGCGTGACGGTCGTGCGCAACGCCAAGGAGCTCCGCGTCAAGGAGACGGACCGCATTGCGGCGATCGTCCAGAACTGCCGGGCCTTGGGGATTGCCATCGAGGAAAAACCGGACGGCTTCATCATCGAGGGCCCTCAGAAGATCCGGGGCGGCACGGTCCGGAGCTTCGGCGACCACCGGATGGTCATGACCTTCAGCATCGCCGGCCTGATCTCCGAAGAGGGCGTCGAGATCGAGAACAGCGAAGTCGTGGGCATCTCCTATCCGTCCTTCTTTGAAGACCTCCATCGGCTGGTCGAGCCTGCATGA
- the aroK gene encoding Shikimate kinase: protein MTALRTGTDVCRIFLTGFMGSGKTSVGQRLAARWGWRFLDMDRWVEARAGRSIPELFAQGEATFRRYEAEAVEALRSVHWVVVATGGGTVEIPGALERLRAWGVLLWLDVPWNEVLRRLDPAGRAERPLWADPAEVYRRWVCRLPLYAQAHGRVWVEGPVEAWVDAVERLLRGVTLCCTP, encoded by the coding sequence ATGACGGCCCTCCGGACCGGCACAGACGTCTGTCGTATCTTCCTCACGGGATTTATGGGCTCGGGTAAGACGTCCGTCGGCCAGCGGCTGGCGGCCCGCTGGGGCTGGCGGTTTTTGGACATGGACCGGTGGGTCGAGGCCCGGGCGGGTCGATCCATCCCGGAGCTGTTCGCCCAGGGCGAGGCGACGTTCCGCCGCTATGAGGCCGAGGCCGTAGAAGCCCTGCGGTCGGTCCACTGGGTCGTCGTCGCCACCGGCGGGGGCACGGTCGAGATTCCGGGCGCCCTCGAGCGGCTACGGGCGTGGGGCGTCCTGCTGTGGCTGGATGTCCCCTGGAACGAGGTCCTGCGCCGGTTGGACCCGGCCGGGCGGGCCGAACGCCCGCTCTGGGCCGACCCCGCCGAGGTCTACCGCCGGTGGGTCTGCCGGCTTCCCCTGTATGCCCAGGCCCACGGGCGCGTTTGGGTCGAGGGTCCCGTCGAGGCGTGGGTCGACGCCGTCGAGCGCCTCCTTCGGGGAGTAACCCTATGTTGTACGCCGTGA
- the hhoA_2 gene encoding Putative serine protease HhoA, whose product MNVGRKSLWLAALGTVAVVSFLTGLVISARLGTRVPSTAEAVQPPLPRWTAALDPAGPSEDDVALTQGLFRRVAQSVSAGVVKVQTTTFVSRRRWFDDMFRGMPEWFRFHFQEPGDEGDEGPQGREPSWGSGFFIDSSGLILTNLHVIEGREEGKIADDIRVILHNGHSYKAEVVGFDRRLDVALLRIKPDEPVTALPLGDSDKVQVGDWVIAVGNPFNFSNSVTAGIISGRGGTERRPTRYVDFIQTDAPINPGNSGGPLVNLRGEVIGINNWIFTNSFQWAGLGFAIPINPVKKILPQLKEKGRVDRGYLGVVIQFGESQEQIRKSLGAPYGAPVIDVEKGTPADEIGIRRYDVIMEVNGQKVERAEDLSDIVSSYPPGTKVKLKVWRDGKPIELTATLARFPEETAPKPPREERRKQTLGLELEPVTPPMAERMGLPVDHGLLVRRVVPKSPAYEAGLTEGDLIAEVDRKPVRSVDEFIDLVEKAQKANRDSVLLLVFRGRAPQPQLMTLPLPKP is encoded by the coding sequence ATGAACGTCGGACGTAAGTCCCTTTGGTTAGCGGCCTTGGGCACCGTGGCTGTGGTCTCATTCTTGACGGGCCTCGTCATCAGTGCCCGTTTAGGCACCCGTGTGCCGAGTACGGCCGAGGCGGTTCAGCCCCCTCTCCCGCGGTGGACGGCGGCGCTCGACCCGGCCGGCCCCTCGGAGGACGACGTCGCCCTGACCCAGGGTCTGTTTCGCCGGGTCGCCCAAAGCGTCAGCGCGGGCGTCGTGAAGGTCCAGACGACGACCTTCGTGTCCCGACGCCGATGGTTCGACGACATGTTCCGCGGCATGCCCGAATGGTTCCGCTTCCACTTCCAGGAGCCCGGCGATGAGGGCGACGAGGGACCCCAGGGTCGGGAACCCAGCTGGGGCTCCGGGTTCTTCATCGACTCGTCGGGCTTGATCCTGACGAATCTGCACGTCATCGAGGGTCGGGAAGAGGGCAAGATCGCCGATGACATCCGGGTGATCCTTCACAACGGCCACTCTTACAAGGCCGAGGTCGTCGGCTTCGACCGCCGTCTGGACGTGGCCCTGCTCCGCATCAAGCCCGACGAGCCCGTGACGGCCCTCCCCCTGGGCGACAGCGATAAGGTGCAGGTCGGCGACTGGGTCATCGCCGTGGGCAACCCCTTTAACTTCTCCAACAGCGTGACGGCCGGGATCATCAGCGGCCGGGGCGGGACCGAACGGCGCCCGACCCGTTACGTGGACTTCATCCAGACCGACGCGCCCATCAATCCCGGTAACAGCGGCGGCCCCCTGGTCAACCTCCGGGGCGAGGTCATCGGCATCAACAACTGGATCTTCACCAACAGCTTTCAGTGGGCCGGCCTGGGCTTCGCCATCCCCATCAATCCCGTGAAAAAGATCTTGCCCCAGTTGAAGGAAAAGGGCCGGGTCGACCGGGGCTACCTGGGCGTCGTCATTCAGTTCGGCGAGTCCCAGGAGCAGATTCGCAAGTCCCTCGGGGCGCCTTACGGCGCTCCCGTCATCGACGTGGAGAAGGGGACGCCGGCCGACGAGATCGGCATCCGGCGGTACGACGTCATCATGGAGGTCAACGGCCAGAAAGTCGAACGGGCCGAGGACCTGTCGGATATCGTCTCTTCGTACCCGCCCGGCACGAAGGTCAAACTCAAGGTCTGGCGCGACGGGAAGCCCATCGAGTTGACGGCCACGCTGGCCCGCTTCCCTGAAGAGACGGCGCCGAAGCCGCCTCGGGAGGAGCGCCGGAAGCAGACCCTCGGCCTGGAACTGGAGCCCGTCACGCCCCCGATGGCCGAGCGGATGGGCCTCCCCGTGGACCATGGCCTCCTCGTCCGCCGGGTCGTCCCCAAGTCACCGGCCTATGAGGCGGGCCTGACCGAGGGCGACTTGATCGCCGAGGTCGACCGGAAGCCCGTCCGAAGCGTCGATGAATTCATCGACCTCGTCGAAAAGGCGCAGAAAGCCAACCGAGATAGCGTCCTCCTCTTGGTGTTCCGGGGCCGGGCCCCCCAGCCCCAATTGATGACCTTGCCGCTTCCGAAGCCGTAA
- the nasF gene encoding Uroporphyrinogen-III C-methyltransferase, whose protein sequence is MKGRGIVYIVGAGPGDPGLLTVRALRVLRRADVVFYDRLVPPAVLHRAAPEARRVCVEKAGSADLSGLVGQMVREARAGRVVVRLKGGDPFVFGRGAEEAEALVRAGVPCEVVPGVTSAVAVPAAAGIPVTHRGMARGFVVETAHRADGETPVLATIPPEAGLTRVFLMVVATLETVVGQLLAQGYDPTTPAAVIEWGTTPAERVWVAPLERIAVEARAGGVEAPAVLIVGPVVQLRDRLRGRPVRRRARA, encoded by the coding sequence ATGAAGGGGCGAGGCATCGTGTATATCGTCGGGGCGGGGCCCGGCGACCCGGGCCTGTTAACGGTGCGGGCCTTACGGGTCCTGCGGCGGGCGGACGTGGTCTTTTACGACCGGCTCGTCCCCCCGGCCGTCCTGCATCGAGCGGCGCCCGAAGCTCGACGGGTTTGCGTGGAAAAGGCGGGCTCGGCCGACCTTTCGGGCCTGGTAGGCCAGATGGTCCGGGAGGCCCGAGCAGGTCGGGTCGTCGTTCGCCTCAAGGGCGGGGATCCCTTCGTATTCGGCCGGGGGGCCGAGGAGGCGGAAGCGTTGGTCCGGGCCGGGGTGCCCTGCGAGGTCGTTCCCGGCGTGACGTCGGCCGTGGCCGTCCCGGCGGCCGCCGGGATTCCCGTGACCCACCGGGGGATGGCCCGGGGGTTCGTCGTCGAGACGGCCCATCGGGCCGATGGGGAGACACCCGTCTTGGCGACCATCCCGCCCGAGGCGGGCCTGACCCGGGTCTTCTTGATGGTCGTGGCGACCCTGGAGACCGTCGTCGGCCAGCTCCTGGCCCAGGGTTACGACCCGACGACGCCGGCGGCCGTCATCGAATGGGGGACGACACCGGCCGAGCGCGTGTGGGTCGCGCCCCTGGAGCGGATCGCCGTCGAGGCCCGGGCCGGCGGCGTGGAAGCCCCCGCTGTGTTGATCGTCGGTCCTGTCGTCCAGCTTCGGGACCGACTCCGGGGCCGCCCCGTCCGTCGGCGGGCCCGGGCGTGA
- the cysG gene encoding Siroheme synthase yields the protein MTWQGESYFPVLLRLQGRRCVVVGPLAAAWERAQALRACGAEVRIVTLDASEVPESTDAGIEVCRRPFQMDDLIGVWIVVSVVPDPAWNAELYRAAEARGILCYVVDDPEHSHFIRPAVWTAGPVVVAVSTGGTSPRLAQVLRDRCAGVVTEADVRLAVLLGELRPRLRQALPDLEARRAFVDRLMASGVMERLREGAVEQARRMAEALLETLAGGASP from the coding sequence ATGACGTGGCAGGGAGAATCTTACTTTCCGGTCTTGCTTCGGCTTCAGGGCCGACGGTGCGTCGTCGTCGGCCCCCTGGCGGCGGCGTGGGAGCGGGCGCAGGCCCTGCGGGCTTGTGGGGCCGAGGTCCGTATCGTGACTCTCGACGCTTCGGAAGTCCCGGAATCGACCGATGCCGGGATCGAGGTCTGCCGGCGGCCCTTTCAAATGGATGACCTGATAGGTGTCTGGATAGTCGTTTCGGTCGTCCCGGACCCGGCCTGGAATGCGGAGCTATACCGGGCGGCCGAGGCGCGGGGCATCCTGTGTTACGTCGTCGACGACCCCGAGCACAGTCACTTCATCCGGCCGGCCGTATGGACCGCCGGGCCGGTCGTCGTGGCCGTCTCGACGGGCGGGACGAGCCCCCGGCTGGCGCAAGTCCTCCGGGACCGGTGCGCCGGGGTCGTGACGGAGGCGGACGTGCGGCTGGCGGTCCTTTTAGGGGAGCTCCGGCCTCGACTCCGACAGGCCCTGCCCGACCTGGAAGCCCGCCGGGCCTTCGTGGACCGACTGATGGCGTCGGGGGTCATGGAACGCCTTCGGGAAGGGGCCGTCGAACAGGCCCGCCGGATGGCCGAGGCGCTCTTAGAGACCTTGGCCGGTGGAGCGTCTCCATGA
- the pknB_5 gene encoding Serine/threonine-protein kinase PknB, whose translation MGKVYHAWDPLMDRDVALKVLHPRLAARPAFRDRFVREAQSAGRLRHPNIVTIYELGEAGGVPYIVMEYLEGRDLHRIIRERVPLSLRERLDIIVQACEGLGYAHAQGVVHRDIKPSNIRVLDDGRVKIMDFGIAKIESKHLYTKTGFLIGTPRYMAPERIRGPREKVDGRADIFSLGVVMYELLFYRHPFEAEDLSTLLYKILHEPPDPLDVAGPAPGLEDLRRVLQKAMAKDPADRYPSAYDMARDVRALMERLSDTGVAVRTAVPIWDEPTLGLYGVTPPPVSAEASVVPTPPAVSAPSLEAETVREARPVRPRVRPGPWIVRSGLLLTLLLLLLIPAYRRWASDRPTAGPTTPAVEPDRGVSTGSSPSVQAGRPVKPSPDSETPPAVPAVGADRPGTLVLDLLPWAEIRDIRRVPDGTPVELTRPAYTPLRVPDLPPGRYEVRYRHPRMSADDVLVVDVGPGEVREVIQPIRKLDLPPVLGEPP comes from the coding sequence ATGGGTAAGGTCTACCACGCGTGGGACCCCCTCATGGACCGGGACGTCGCCCTGAAGGTCCTCCATCCCCGGTTGGCGGCCCGACCGGCCTTTCGGGACCGTTTCGTCCGGGAGGCCCAGTCGGCGGGTCGTCTGCGGCATCCGAACATCGTGACGATTTACGAGCTGGGGGAGGCGGGCGGTGTCCCTTACATCGTCATGGAGTATCTGGAGGGGCGGGACCTCCACCGAATCATTCGGGAGCGGGTGCCGCTTTCCCTGCGGGAGCGGCTGGACATCATCGTGCAGGCCTGCGAAGGCCTGGGCTATGCGCACGCTCAGGGCGTCGTCCACCGGGACATCAAGCCCTCGAACATCCGGGTCTTGGACGACGGCCGCGTGAAGATCATGGACTTCGGGATCGCCAAAATCGAGAGCAAGCACCTCTACACGAAGACGGGCTTCTTGATCGGGACGCCCCGCTACATGGCTCCGGAGCGGATTCGGGGCCCCCGGGAGAAGGTGGACGGCCGGGCCGACATCTTCTCCCTGGGCGTCGTGATGTACGAGCTCCTCTTTTACCGGCATCCCTTCGAGGCCGAGGACCTCTCGACGCTTTTGTACAAAATCCTCCATGAGCCCCCAGACCCCCTGGACGTCGCCGGGCCGGCCCCGGGTCTCGAGGACCTGCGGCGGGTCTTGCAGAAAGCGATGGCCAAGGACCCGGCCGACCGGTATCCGTCGGCCTACGACATGGCCCGAGACGTCCGGGCTCTTATGGAGCGTCTGAGCGATACGGGCGTCGCCGTTCGGACCGCCGTCCCGATTTGGGACGAACCGACCCTGGGCCTCTATGGGGTCACGCCGCCCCCGGTCTCGGCCGAAGCGTCGGTCGTGCCCACGCCGCCGGCGGTGTCCGCCCCGTCGTTGGAAGCCGAGACGGTTCGGGAAGCTCGGCCGGTGCGGCCGCGTGTCCGACCGGGGCCCTGGATTGTCAGAAGCGGCCTGCTTCTGACCCTGCTTTTACTCCTCCTGATTCCGGCCTACCGGCGCTGGGCCTCAGACCGTCCGACTGCGGGTCCGACGACCCCGGCCGTCGAGCCCGACCGCGGGGTCTCGACGGGGTCGTCCCCCTCTGTCCAAGCCGGGCGGCCGGTGAAGCCCTCGCCGGATTCGGAAACGCCGCCTGCCGTCCCGGCCGTCGGGGCCGACCGACCGGGGACCCTTGTACTGGACCTGCTCCCGTGGGCTGAAATCCGGGACATCCGTCGGGTCCCGGACGGGACCCCCGTCGAGTTGACCCGACCGGCGTATACGCCTCTTCGGGTCCCGGACCTCCCGCCCGGCCGATACGAGGTCCGATACCGCCACCCCCGGATGTCGGCCGACGACGTCCTGGTCGTAGACGTAGGGCCCGGTGAGGTCCGGGAGGTTATCCAACCCATCCGGAAACTGGACCTGCCGCCGGTCTTGGGTGAGCCGCCATGA
- the cckA_6 gene encoding Sensor kinase CckA — protein MSHVHQPPEPLPDQTSDEAQPDAVASVPQGGTETILLVEDDAGVRAMIQTVLEGHGYRVLIATNGEEGLETFLNHATEIDLIISDVFMPKMSGEEMYERIRQHDPTARFLFMSGYMEEATYQALILRGRVDYIQKPFSPIDFLIKVRQILDRPRR, from the coding sequence ATGTCTCACGTGCACCAACCTCCGGAACCCTTGCCGGATCAGACCTCCGACGAGGCTCAGCCCGACGCGGTGGCCTCAGTCCCACAAGGGGGGACCGAGACGATCCTTCTCGTCGAGGACGACGCCGGCGTCCGAGCGATGATCCAAACCGTCTTGGAAGGCCACGGCTACCGGGTCCTTATCGCCACCAACGGAGAGGAGGGCCTCGAGACTTTCCTGAATCATGCCACCGAGATCGATCTGATCATCTCGGACGTCTTCATGCCCAAAATGTCGGGTGAAGAAATGTACGAACGAATTCGCCAGCACGACCCGACGGCCCGGTTCCTCTTCATGAGCGGCTATATGGAGGAAGCGACCTACCAAGCGCTCATCCTTCGAGGTCGGGTGGACTACATCCAGAAGCCTTTTAGTCCCATCGACTTCCTGATCAAGGTCCGTCAGATCTTGGACCGGCCTCGACGATAG